A section of the Jaculus jaculus isolate mJacJac1 chromosome 6, mJacJac1.mat.Y.cur, whole genome shotgun sequence genome encodes:
- the Muc20 gene encoding mucin-20, giving the protein MGSVWGLALPLLFFCWDADVFGNSAGLGTSSPVFLVTNTTEVPALPQGVRIKTEGAFQSTDLAEYSTVSHASLETQFLSAKAISKTFIPTSTISESPNTSPVTETTETQTTYTAAVTLESQTTSPAEETRKTQKTYPAEETREPQPTYTAAATLKSQATFSVIETRKTQTTPLEAETRLAQDTSLETEAGKLQTTTSVAETRLPQTTFSQTRVLRKIITSNFVAVLTTPMETSATSGNLRRTGVSLVETGIGPGPTDVTFSTICTDDSSEEANRVTIGFLTLANTSKEAESLSSESSSSSESSVQVIFSPQMRGPDTETPAKDLFAYGITHIEFGNCSITDIETAAIISGTSDTDQSSAGGMALSTSKTSAMSHSTEAMSHISQTTKSATLETTLPISSTIESKPTAAKKTTPSTTLVTVTRNPLEETSALSIEKQSQTELLRTASMDAGSTVDNVISFAHSSALVNSPPALTTTKYSIPSERVTTDGITNRPFFISGNPFPFFYLTTTRLNKKTSITLAQTTASPKTLMKFSTSIPTTLWIRQTTKATPGGDKGFLLVHLTVASPEDLTEPRVTERLMEQLHCELRNRMPLTQVTLLRVRRG; this is encoded by the exons ATGGGCTCTGTCTGGGGCCTGGctctgcctcttcttttcttctgctGGGATGCTGATGTCTTTGGGAACTCTGCAG GCCTCGGTACCAGCAGCCCAGTTTTTTTGGTGACAAACACAACAGAAGTGCCTGCCTTGCCTCAAGGAGTGAGGATAAAGACAGAGGGAGCCTTCCAAAGCACTGACCTTGCTGAGTACTCAACAGTGAGCCATGCTTCTTTGGAAACTCAATTCCTGAGCGCTAAGGCCATTTCTAAGACCTTTATACCAACCAGTACCATTTCAGAAAGCCCAAACACTTCCCCTGTTACAGAAACCACGGAGACCCAGACCACCTACACAGCAGCAGTGACCCTGGAGTCCCAGACCACTTCCCCTGCAGAAGAGACCAGGAAGACCCAGAAAACCTACCCTGCAGAAGAGACTAGAGAACCCCAGCCCACCTATACTGCAGCAGCCACCCTGAAGTCCCAGGCCACTTTCTCTGTAATAGAGACCAGAAAGACCCAGACCACGCCCCTTGAAGCAGAGACCAGGTTAGCCCAGGACACTTCCCTGGAAACAGAGGCTGGGAAGCTGCAAACTACTACCTCTGTAGCAGAGACCAGGCTTCCTCAGACCACTTTCTCCCAGACCAGAGTACTTAGGAAGATAATAACTTCCAACTTTGTGGCTGTGCTCACCACCCCTATGGAGACTTCTGCAACAAGTGGCAATCTCCGGAGAACAGGAGTAAGCCTGGTTGAGACTGGTATAGGCCCTGGTCCCACAGACGTCACCTTTTCCACCATCTGTACTGATGATAGCTCTGAAGAAGCAAACAGGGTCACGATTGGCTTCTTGACATTGGCAAACACCTCCAAAGAAGCTGAGAGCCTGTCCTCAGAAAGCAGCTCCTCTTCAGAGAGCTCAGTTCAGGTCATCTTCAGCCCACAAATGAGGGGACCTGACACTGAGACTCCAGCTAAAGACCTGTTTGCCTATGGCATCACCCACATTGAATTTGGCAACTGTAGCATCACAGATATAGAAACAGCTGCCATCATCTCTGGTACCTCAGACACAGACCAGAGCTCTGCAGGAGGGATGGCCTTGTCCACCTCTAAGACATCAGCTATGTCCCACTCCACTGAGGCAATGTCACATATCTCTCAGACCACAAAATCAGCCACCCTTGAGACCACACTCCCCATTAGCAGCACCATAGAAAGCAAACCGACAGCAGCCAAGAAGACCACCCCCAGTACAACTTTGGTAACAGTTACAAGGAACCCATTGGAAGAAACCTCAGCCCTCTCTATTGAAAAACAAAGCCAGACTGAACTCTTAAGAACAGCCTCCATGGATGCTGGGTCAACAGTGGACAATGTGATTTCTTTTGCTCATTCCTCAGCTTTGGTCAACAGCCCCCCAGCATTAACCACGACCAAGTATTCCATCCCCTCTGAGAGGGTTACCACAGATGGCATAACCAACAGGCCCTTCTTTATCAGTGGAaacccttttccttttttctatttgACTACAACCAGACTCAACAAGAAAACAAGCATTACCTTAGCCCAGACTACAGCCTCACCAAAGACCCTGATGAAGTTCTCAACATCTATTCCTACAACTTTATGGATAAGGCAGACCACAAAAGCTACTCCAG